From a single Actinomyces viscosus genomic region:
- a CDS encoding ABC transporter permease: MNAYASTADAPLTAATAPASAMASAVPATPTGPASALPRPAGSGASSRRRSGFGSLLAAEVIKLRRSSVWVVAVLLPLLAVITGTANFMMNREAFGGWVSLSSQVALFYSMMFCSLGVALLASTAWRTEHRGTSWNAMRTTPHSPVAVVVAKTLVIFLPVLVMQVVLLALTWLAGTVVAGLGPAMPTTFIVSGLLAVVGAAPLVAVQSLLSMTMRSFAAPVAVAFVGCVIGFGLLASQSPLVYVIPQGILSTTLSLGSSAMSTAGKLDAASMLPILVSVLGVGGILWVLLALVARRTGGVR, encoded by the coding sequence ATGAACGCATACGCATCTACCGCCGATGCCCCGCTCACCGCTGCCACCGCACCGGCCTCAGCCATGGCCTCTGCCGTGCCCGCCACACCAACCGGCCCGGCTTCCGCACTCCCGCGCCCTGCCGGTTCGGGAGCCTCCAGTCGGCGGCGCAGTGGTTTCGGCTCCCTACTGGCCGCCGAGGTCATCAAGCTCAGAAGGTCCTCGGTGTGGGTGGTGGCTGTTCTCCTGCCGCTACTGGCTGTCATTACCGGGACTGCCAACTTCATGATGAATCGTGAGGCGTTCGGAGGCTGGGTGTCGCTCAGCTCGCAGGTCGCGCTCTTCTACTCGATGATGTTCTGCTCGCTGGGGGTGGCGCTACTGGCCTCGACCGCATGGAGGACGGAGCACCGCGGCACCAGCTGGAACGCCATGAGGACGACACCGCACAGCCCTGTGGCCGTCGTGGTGGCCAAGACCCTGGTCATCTTCCTGCCAGTGCTGGTCATGCAGGTCGTACTGCTGGCACTGACCTGGCTGGCGGGCACCGTCGTCGCGGGCCTGGGACCCGCGATGCCCACGACCTTCATCGTCTCGGGCCTCCTCGCGGTCGTGGGAGCGGCGCCGCTGGTCGCGGTGCAGTCACTGCTGAGCATGACCATGCGGTCCTTCGCCGCGCCCGTGGCGGTCGCCTTCGTCGGTTGCGTCATCGGGTTCGGGCTGCTGGCGAGCCAGAGTCCTCTCGTCTACGTCATCCCGCAGGGCATCCTCAGCACGACCCTGTCCCTGGGATCGTCGGCCATGTCGACGGCCGGGAAACTGGATGCGGCCAGCATGCTGCCCATCCTCGTCTCCGTCCTCGGAGTGGGCGGCATCCTGTGGGTCCTGCTGGCCCTCGTCGCCCGCCGCACCGGCGGCGTGCGCTGA
- a CDS encoding DUF5979 domain-containing protein, whose product MPLSSLRPRSVGQVAAAALIASVLVLPHPAARADDANDGDVGAFAVVKWVMDYDLMPVAYHPGASSGALLVTGGFPVTNVAANSGIDPDDLDELRKKEFTFTYQCDDAAKTTGTITAKGDGNPVKSPALPVGTMCEITEDLGSAQAEGYVLEDWDSSETVRITGEGVDNVYFTNYYSPTPDKPAPSPSPTSDRPTASPSPTPDTVTPSASASVTQGSSVEPSPSGTAEVTSPNGTTPSTPPAPPAPVLASTGLSLAVALTGLLGFAGGAALLIARRRA is encoded by the coding sequence GTGCCTCTTTCCTCCCTCCGTCCGCGTTCCGTCGGCCAGGTCGCTGCGGCGGCCTTGATCGCCTCGGTGCTCGTGCTACCCCACCCCGCTGCTCGTGCGGATGACGCGAACGACGGGGACGTCGGCGCCTTCGCCGTGGTCAAGTGGGTCATGGACTACGACCTCATGCCCGTCGCCTACCATCCGGGCGCTTCGAGCGGTGCCCTCCTCGTGACCGGCGGATTCCCGGTCACCAATGTCGCCGCCAACTCGGGTATTGACCCCGACGACCTGGATGAGCTGCGTAAAAAGGAGTTCACCTTCACCTACCAGTGCGATGACGCCGCCAAGACCACGGGGACGATCACGGCCAAGGGTGATGGGAATCCGGTGAAGTCACCCGCGCTGCCTGTGGGAACCATGTGCGAAATTACTGAGGATCTGGGCAGCGCTCAGGCCGAGGGGTACGTCCTCGAGGACTGGGATTCGTCCGAGACGGTGAGGATCACGGGGGAAGGGGTTGATAATGTGTACTTCACCAACTACTACTCCCCGACCCCGGACAAGCCTGCTCCTAGCCCTTCTCCGACCTCGGACAGGCCTACTGCCAGTCCTTCTCCGACCCCGGACACCGTGACGCCTTCGGCGAGCGCGTCCGTCACGCAGGGCAGCTCGGTTGAGCCCTCACCCAGTGGAACTGCGGAGGTGACGAGCCCGAACGGAACGACCCCCTCGACACCACCCGCTCCTCCCGCGCCGGTTCTGGCCAGCACGGGTCTGAGCCTGGCGGTCGCCCTGACCGGTCTGCTGGGCTTTGCCGGTGGGGCGGCTCTGCTCATCGCCCGCCGGCGCGCCTGA
- a CDS encoding sensor histidine kinase, giving the protein MRKGRRAGAAQVGSVTSGPTSPRPVPLAGTIPAAWRYPSSGPWTTVSDVVIAMAFVFLCLIGQPDPESGLGFIQRAAPVLYLLLLGACALAMVVRRHSPLLFVVVAGVCLTAHLVLFTEFSIFFIITGVVAVETTQSRLEAPWRWVGLVLELVGAAVATTRAHELIGDQVHGGVGRLTLLTNAWLLVAVAAFVGAARRRSRDRYNQAFERAAVLEAQQAAERRLAVIETQQRIARDVHDLLGHSLTVIAMQAEGARAILATDPDAADEALAVIGETSRRSVDEVHALVDILRSDAQEAGWPDGAAAAGSDATAAPVSGSAAGRASDAGVADAGGLGAAGRPTGGGGSADAVDPGAEGGAETAEAASGQERGADLLWEPVRQAQRAGLPVTLETDPTGRVPEPAAQVLHRVVQESLTNVLRHAPGAATTVSLRTAAGRAVLVVENAPAPAGSPAPSTSAIGAPDGHGDADAEGGEIRPGRPVHQGFGLIGMRDRVSDLGGAFTAGPTPEGGWRVRAELPTGSDLPTGPE; this is encoded by the coding sequence ATGAGAAAAGGGCGACGGGCCGGTGCGGCGCAGGTGGGATCGGTGACGTCCGGGCCGACGTCGCCCCGCCCCGTGCCGCTAGCCGGCACCATTCCGGCCGCCTGGCGCTACCCGAGCTCGGGCCCGTGGACGACGGTGAGCGACGTCGTCATCGCCATGGCCTTCGTCTTCCTGTGCCTCATCGGCCAGCCGGATCCGGAATCGGGGCTCGGATTCATCCAAAGGGCAGCGCCGGTGCTCTACCTCCTTCTGCTGGGCGCCTGCGCCCTGGCCATGGTGGTGAGGCGGCACTCCCCGCTGCTCTTCGTCGTCGTGGCCGGCGTCTGCCTGACGGCGCACCTGGTGCTGTTCACCGAGTTCTCCATCTTCTTCATCATCACAGGGGTCGTCGCGGTGGAGACGACGCAGTCCCGCCTGGAGGCGCCGTGGCGGTGGGTGGGGCTCGTCCTCGAGCTGGTGGGGGCGGCCGTGGCGACGACGCGGGCGCACGAGCTTATCGGGGACCAGGTCCACGGAGGCGTCGGACGATTGACACTCCTGACCAACGCCTGGCTGCTGGTTGCAGTGGCCGCTTTCGTCGGTGCCGCACGACGTCGCAGTCGCGACCGCTACAACCAGGCCTTCGAGCGGGCTGCGGTGCTCGAGGCGCAGCAGGCCGCTGAGCGGCGGCTCGCGGTCATTGAGACCCAGCAGCGCATCGCCCGCGACGTCCACGACCTGCTCGGCCACAGCCTCACCGTCATCGCCATGCAGGCCGAGGGCGCCCGCGCCATCCTGGCCACCGACCCGGACGCCGCCGACGAGGCCCTGGCCGTTATCGGGGAGACCTCCCGCCGCTCGGTGGACGAGGTGCACGCCCTGGTCGACATCCTGCGCTCCGATGCCCAGGAGGCCGGATGGCCCGACGGTGCCGCGGCCGCCGGAAGTGATGCGACCGCCGCGCCTGTTTCCGGCTCCGCTGCTGGTCGCGCCTCTGATGCCGGCGTTGCCGATGCGGGAGGTCTCGGTGCTGCCGGCCGTCCCACCGGTGGCGGCGGCAGTGCTGATGCCGTTGACCCCGGAGCCGAGGGCGGTGCCGAAACCGCAGAGGCGGCGTCGGGCCAGGAACGGGGTGCGGACCTCCTGTGGGAACCGGTGCGCCAGGCGCAGCGGGCGGGACTGCCCGTCACCCTGGAGACCGACCCGACCGGCCGGGTCCCGGAGCCTGCGGCGCAGGTCCTCCACCGGGTGGTCCAGGAGTCGCTGACCAACGTGCTGCGCCACGCCCCCGGCGCGGCCACGACCGTCTCGCTGCGCACCGCGGCGGGCCGGGCCGTCCTCGTCGTCGAGAACGCTCCGGCACCGGCGGGCTCACCGGCACCCTCGACGTCGGCGATCGGGGCGCCGGACGGTCACGGAGACGCAGACGCAGAGGGCGGCGAGATCCGACCAGGCCGGCCCGTGCACCAGGGCTTCGGCCTCATCGGGATGCGCGACCGGGTGAGCGACCTCGGCGGCGCCTTCACCGCCGGGCCCACGCCCGAGGGCGGCTGGCGGGTGAGGGCGGAGCTCCCCACCGGTTCAGACCTCCCCACCGGTCCAGAGTGA
- a CDS encoding winged helix-turn-helix domain-containing protein yields MSAVSRHHEVPAGPAGAAASDVDIDPVIHAQARLRIMATLAAVPVGDELHFPRLRELLDMTAGNLSTHLSKLEGAGYVQQNKTYAGRSPATYLALTPEGRVAFERYVRNLRSLLDA; encoded by the coding sequence ATGAGTGCTGTATCCCGGCATCACGAGGTTCCGGCGGGGCCGGCCGGCGCTGCCGCCTCCGACGTCGACATCGACCCCGTCATCCATGCTCAGGCCCGCCTGCGGATCATGGCGACCCTGGCCGCCGTGCCGGTCGGCGACGAGCTGCACTTCCCGAGGCTGCGCGAGCTGCTGGACATGACGGCCGGCAACCTGTCCACCCACCTGTCCAAGCTGGAGGGTGCGGGCTATGTCCAGCAGAACAAGACCTACGCCGGGCGCAGCCCCGCCACCTACCTGGCGCTGACACCCGAGGGGCGGGTCGCCTTCGAGCGGTACGTACGCAACCTGCGCTCCCTGCTCGATGCCTGA
- a CDS encoding response regulator transcription factor gives MIRLGLADDEPLFTMGLAMLLGAQPDMEVVWRAVDGNDALMRNAAEPVDVLLLDVQMPGLDGLAATRELMARGITGRIVILTTFDTDGYVMGAIEAGAAGFLLKNTPPQDLITAIRTVHDGDSVISPGSTRRLLTAVRTGQVSGAGAGVGAASGRHVSEDSVEAVRAAEAAQQVDALTQREREILALIALGLTNQEICDREWLSMPTVKTHVSHLKSKTGCRDRVQLVLLALRGGVVDLTDVLGRA, from the coding sequence GTGATCCGCCTGGGTCTGGCCGACGATGAGCCGCTGTTCACCATGGGGCTGGCCATGCTGCTGGGGGCTCAACCGGATATGGAGGTCGTCTGGCGGGCCGTCGACGGCAATGACGCCCTCATGCGCAACGCCGCCGAGCCGGTCGACGTGCTCCTGCTCGACGTGCAGATGCCGGGCCTGGACGGTCTGGCCGCCACCCGCGAGCTCATGGCCCGCGGCATCACCGGGCGGATCGTCATCCTGACCACCTTCGACACCGACGGCTACGTCATGGGCGCCATCGAGGCCGGTGCGGCCGGCTTCCTGCTCAAGAACACCCCGCCCCAGGACCTCATCACCGCGATCCGCACGGTCCACGACGGCGACTCCGTCATCTCCCCAGGGTCCACGCGGCGGCTGCTCACCGCCGTGCGCACCGGCCAGGTCAGCGGCGCTGGTGCCGGGGTCGGTGCCGCCAGCGGGCGCCACGTCTCCGAGGACTCGGTTGAGGCCGTCCGGGCGGCGGAGGCTGCCCAGCAGGTCGACGCCCTGACCCAGCGCGAGCGCGAGATCCTGGCGCTCATCGCCCTGGGGCTGACCAACCAGGAGATCTGCGACCGCGAGTGGCTGTCCATGCCCACGGTCAAGACCCACGTCAGCCACCTTAAGTCCAAGACCGGCTGCCGCGACCGGGTCCAGCTCGTGCTGCTGGCCCTGCGCGGCGGCGTTGTCGACCTCACCGACGTCCTGGGCCGGGCCTGA
- a CDS encoding ABC transporter ATP-binding protein — MTTSHRFPPSPSAPLPTRSAGLRPQPTPGQTALPQAAAPLVGSSDDAVVLTQDLTKTFGKRTVVEGLNLVVPRGSVYGFLGPNGSGKSTTMKMLLGLLAPARGRINVLGRPFTPATRAEIMSRTGSMIENPPGYGHLTGAENMRIAAKMQGLSEQQVDRALALVRLTEHKDRLVRTYSLGMKQRLGIALALAREPELLILDEPTNGLDPAGIEEVRRLLVELAGEGVTVMVSSHLLDEIDRMASTLGILSAGRLVFQGTRTELMERSVPDILIVTPTPQAVLDPQVLAGLVPSQAPGQAASTAAPGVPDPVDPAAGPVLTAQGVRIPGLSKESVAELISRLAAAGVELHEVRREAQSLEDVFMDLTGRGGVL; from the coding sequence ATGACGACTTCACACCGCTTCCCACCCAGTCCATCCGCTCCGCTGCCGACGCGCTCCGCCGGCCTCCGCCCCCAGCCCACGCCCGGGCAGACGGCCCTCCCGCAGGCCGCTGCCCCGCTCGTCGGCTCCTCCGACGACGCCGTCGTCCTCACTCAGGACCTCACCAAGACCTTCGGCAAGCGCACCGTCGTCGAGGGGCTGAACCTCGTGGTGCCGCGCGGGAGCGTCTACGGCTTCCTCGGCCCCAACGGCTCGGGCAAGTCGACGACCATGAAGATGCTGCTCGGGCTCCTGGCGCCCGCCCGCGGGCGGATCAACGTGCTCGGGCGGCCCTTCACCCCGGCCACGCGCGCCGAGATCATGTCGCGCACCGGCTCCATGATCGAGAACCCGCCCGGCTACGGCCACCTCACGGGCGCGGAGAACATGCGGATCGCCGCGAAGATGCAGGGCCTGAGCGAGCAGCAGGTCGACCGCGCCCTGGCGCTCGTGCGTCTGACCGAGCACAAGGACCGCCTGGTGCGCACCTACTCGCTGGGCATGAAGCAGCGCCTGGGGATCGCCCTGGCGCTGGCCCGCGAGCCCGAGCTGCTCATCCTCGACGAGCCCACCAACGGTCTGGACCCAGCCGGTATCGAGGAGGTGCGCCGCCTCCTGGTCGAGCTCGCCGGCGAGGGCGTCACCGTCATGGTCTCCAGCCACCTGCTCGACGAGATCGACCGCATGGCCTCCACGCTGGGCATCCTGTCGGCCGGGCGCCTCGTCTTCCAGGGCACGCGCACCGAGCTCATGGAGCGCTCGGTGCCGGACATCCTCATCGTCACCCCGACGCCGCAGGCCGTCCTGGACCCGCAGGTGCTGGCCGGGCTCGTGCCGTCGCAGGCTCCAGGCCAGGCGGCCTCGACGGCGGCGCCCGGAGTGCCCGACCCCGTCGATCCGGCCGCCGGCCCGGTGCTCACGGCGCAGGGCGTGCGCATCCCGGGACTGTCGAAGGAGTCGGTGGCCGAGCTCATCAGCCGCCTGGCGGCCGCCGGTGTCGAGCTGCACGAGGTGCGCCGCGAGGCCCAGAGTCTGGAGGACGTCTTCATGGACCTCACCGGACGGGGAGGTGTCCTGTGA
- a CDS encoding alpha/beta hydrolase, with protein MPFSSKTTRTSSQTSPRSGGPSAHRINRRTLLKGMGGLAAASFVGAGAVVAGSTPAQAALNVAEREDQGRMQYYKLVTPSIGWLPRVNVLLPDGYDASRRYPVLYLLHGGGEDYSTFDTKYDIRNHTAGRDLIVVMPDGGAVGWYSDPESSNVGPRNWETFHIKELIPWVDATFSTIAQPAGRAVSGFSMGGFGALKYTAKHPGLFGSVSCHSGPADLRIQDGAVVNWANFTAGAADLKGGTIYGIPWDQARVSADNPVEHVESYRGKRIFLVCGTEGDRYESIVLPSQQSFEKALDGAGIGYERYEDTGAHIVRWGRMQQDIDSLLNFFAKAG; from the coding sequence ATGCCTTTCAGCTCGAAGACCACGCGTACCAGCTCACAGACCTCTCCCCGGTCCGGCGGCCCGTCCGCTCACCGGATCAACCGCCGCACCCTGCTCAAGGGCATGGGCGGGCTCGCCGCCGCCTCCTTCGTGGGGGCCGGCGCCGTCGTCGCCGGATCGACCCCGGCGCAGGCCGCCCTCAACGTGGCCGAGCGCGAGGACCAGGGCCGCATGCAGTACTACAAGCTGGTGACGCCGTCGATCGGCTGGCTGCCCCGCGTCAACGTGCTGCTGCCCGACGGCTACGACGCCTCGCGCCGCTACCCGGTGCTCTACCTGCTGCACGGCGGTGGTGAGGACTACTCGACCTTCGACACCAAGTACGACATTCGCAACCACACCGCGGGCCGCGACCTCATTGTCGTCATGCCCGACGGAGGGGCGGTCGGCTGGTACTCCGACCCCGAGTCCTCCAACGTGGGACCGCGCAACTGGGAGACCTTCCACATTAAGGAGCTCATCCCTTGGGTCGACGCCACCTTCAGCACCATCGCGCAGCCGGCCGGGCGCGCCGTCTCCGGCTTCTCCATGGGCGGCTTCGGAGCACTGAAGTACACCGCGAAGCACCCCGGGCTCTTCGGGTCCGTCTCCTGCCACTCGGGGCCGGCCGACCTGCGCATCCAGGACGGCGCGGTCGTCAACTGGGCGAACTTCACCGCCGGCGCCGCCGACCTCAAGGGCGGCACGATCTACGGGATCCCGTGGGACCAGGCGCGGGTGAGCGCCGACAACCCGGTCGAGCACGTGGAGAGCTACCGCGGCAAGCGAATCTTCCTCGTCTGCGGCACCGAGGGGGACCGCTACGAGAGCATCGTCCTGCCCAGCCAGCAGAGCTTCGAGAAGGCGCTCGACGGCGCGGGCATCGGCTACGAGCGCTATGAGGACACCGGCGCCCACATTGTGCGCTGGGGGCGCATGCAGCAGGACATCGACTCCCTGCTCAACTTCTTCGCCAAGGCCGGGTGA
- a CDS encoding ABC-2 family transporter permease: MTGIALSSVPSISQSAQSPAVVGGAGGRASGQAGPAPAAAAPTLERSSRGSARLGFLTSVGVEVLKMRRLRVLLVTALLVIASVVLSSINLFSQSTIRSFDNPAARPWAMLLLGTAFVNAMTGSVFAAVLASRQTDIEHSGAGWNLAATSGLTPGALCRVKFAALALVIVPAVVVQSTALVAFARIMGVSVPLDVGPWVTYTVLLIAVDLAMCAFHLWLATIVENQLVVVSAGLLGGLIGAFMLLAPPALARLLPWGYYAVIIPATFVMSGGKTGYEYVSPPLAWVAGFLVLTSLAFAVATHRLDRIER; this comes from the coding sequence ATGACCGGCATCGCGCTCTCCTCAGTCCCTTCCATCTCTCAGTCCGCCCAGTCCCCCGCCGTGGTCGGTGGCGCCGGCGGTCGAGCAAGCGGCCAGGCCGGGCCGGCCCCCGCAGCGGCTGCTCCGACGTTGGAGCGCAGTTCGCGCGGCTCAGCCAGACTCGGCTTCCTGACCTCCGTGGGCGTCGAGGTCCTCAAGATGCGCCGCCTGCGCGTGCTGCTGGTGACCGCGCTGCTCGTCATCGCCTCGGTGGTGCTGAGTAGCATCAACCTGTTCAGCCAGTCGACGATCCGGTCCTTCGACAACCCGGCCGCCAGGCCGTGGGCGATGCTGCTGCTGGGCACCGCCTTCGTCAACGCGATGACCGGGTCGGTCTTCGCCGCGGTCCTGGCCAGCCGGCAGACCGACATCGAGCACAGCGGGGCCGGGTGGAACCTGGCGGCGACGTCGGGGCTGACGCCCGGGGCCCTGTGCCGGGTCAAGTTCGCCGCGCTGGCGCTCGTCATCGTTCCGGCCGTCGTCGTTCAGAGCACGGCCCTTGTCGCCTTCGCGCGCATCATGGGCGTCAGTGTCCCACTCGACGTCGGCCCCTGGGTCACCTACACGGTTCTGCTCATCGCCGTGGACCTGGCCATGTGCGCCTTCCACCTGTGGCTCGCCACCATCGTGGAGAACCAGCTGGTCGTCGTCAGCGCGGGGCTGCTGGGCGGACTCATTGGGGCCTTCATGCTGCTGGCCCCGCCGGCGCTGGCGCGCCTGCTGCCCTGGGGCTACTACGCCGTCATCATTCCCGCCACGTTCGTCATGTCCGGAGGCAAGACCGGTTACGAGTACGTCAGTCCGCCTTTGGCCTGGGTCGCCGGGTTCCTGGTCCTGACCTCCCTTGCCTTCGCTGTCGCTACCCACCGGCTCGACCGGATCGAGAGGTGA
- a CDS encoding lysylphosphatidylglycerol synthase transmembrane domain-containing protein codes for MTDAAPGSPPSAAGPTDAPALTEPPPVVAPSAAPSPIASTGSAPSAGSASTSPVGIPVIGVAPAPEPTPAPEPAAPCSTTLLVDTTAHRLRRTEDLLDLTLTLLGIGAVLILAIYARQTTTGVTQDVQNALALVLRRILVFPLQAIEGLTTFIVPLAVLLDRLLRRSWRSCGEAVLSGIAGFAVAVGAMTGLVAWGPTALVMGLTVTASGTAQLGVSTVFASMAGLLTGAGDRNSSTTMRSGWAALWTILGLAVLRGALTLPGAVLSLLLGRAVGLLVRYVFGVEDRRAHGVTLVRALRRAGIDAVRVVRMDRAPEARAWVVTTDAPLGYTEQVREQARENPLTSATTTDGADAAPSDPAAVSSAGPGRPPEEATGTAGADGAGRAGTVPQASPTDDPAAAADTGAPTAATSRPARSPLDPTSSGPGGTNTIRPATDVDLAAVLAEASSEALSQERASVHRMYAVWDSAGERRNVTLLDADRQVAGFLSNVWDQIRVRGLSPTRDLSLRPAAEHAALMTMEARRARVRTPGLLGMAEAAESVLLVTDHVVGARSISDLGAEIDDDVLDQLWSQLQRAHAAGLAHGSIDASSVVVDESGRLWLLDWASGETISSELARRVDLAQALALTALTVGAERAIDAASRSLTTAQLASIAPMLQRVVLPRQTREAMGRRGASRQVLQDLRDALVALTPTADAEPARLNRFSTRTVLMVVVGLVAVWTLMAQLDFQQVSAAVSQANAWWMLAALAFSVATYVGAGLTLVAFSPERLSLWRSTEVHLASAVVSLVAPAGVGGAAINLRFLNRKGVPTAVGVATVALVQVVQFVVTVVLLVVLAAMTGQSTGLTLPSGWVLVAAGAIVVVAAVVLTIPKARTWAWAKIEPTYRQVWPRLVWVMSNPMRLTLGVGGALTLSLSYILSFSASLWAFGYTVPFAVLAITYLASNTVGSIVPSPGGIGPVELALTAGLVAAGVPYGVALSTAIVYRLVTFWIPIPVGWLSLQRLQKVGDL; via the coding sequence ATGACAGATGCGGCACCAGGCTCACCCCCGTCGGCAGCCGGCCCCACCGATGCCCCGGCACTCACCGAGCCACCCCCTGTCGTCGCTCCGTCGGCCGCACCGTCACCCATTGCGTCGACAGGCTCGGCGCCGTCGGCCGGATCGGCTTCCACCTCACCGGTGGGCATCCCGGTCATCGGCGTCGCCCCGGCGCCCGAGCCCACCCCGGCCCCCGAGCCCGCAGCCCCGTGCTCGACGACGCTCCTGGTCGACACCACCGCGCACCGCCTGCGCCGCACCGAGGACCTGCTCGACCTGACCCTGACCCTCCTGGGCATCGGCGCCGTCCTCATCCTGGCGATCTACGCCCGCCAGACCACGACCGGGGTCACCCAGGACGTCCAGAACGCCCTGGCGCTGGTGCTGCGCCGCATCCTGGTCTTCCCGCTACAGGCCATTGAGGGTCTGACCACCTTCATCGTGCCGCTGGCCGTACTGCTGGACCGCCTCCTGCGCCGCTCCTGGCGCTCCTGCGGCGAGGCCGTCCTGTCGGGGATCGCCGGGTTCGCGGTCGCCGTCGGAGCCATGACCGGCCTCGTCGCATGGGGGCCGACCGCCCTGGTCATGGGGCTGACGGTCACCGCCTCGGGCACCGCCCAGCTGGGCGTCTCCACCGTCTTCGCCTCCATGGCCGGCCTGCTCACGGGCGCCGGCGACCGCAACAGCTCGACCACCATGCGCTCGGGCTGGGCGGCCCTGTGGACGATCCTGGGTCTGGCCGTCCTGCGCGGGGCCCTGACCCTGCCCGGCGCGGTGCTGTCCCTGCTGCTGGGGCGCGCCGTGGGCCTGCTGGTGCGCTACGTCTTCGGCGTGGAGGACCGCCGCGCCCACGGGGTCACGCTCGTGCGCGCGCTGCGCCGCGCCGGGATCGACGCCGTGCGCGTGGTCCGCATGGACCGCGCCCCCGAGGCGCGCGCCTGGGTGGTCACCACCGACGCCCCCCTGGGCTACACCGAGCAGGTTCGTGAGCAGGCGCGCGAGAACCCGCTGACCTCGGCCACCACGACGGACGGTGCCGACGCCGCTCCATCAGACCCGGCCGCAGTCTCCTCGGCAGGCCCCGGACGGCCCCCCGAGGAGGCGACCGGTACAGCCGGTGCAGACGGTGCCGGTCGTGCAGGTACTGTCCCGCAGGCCTCACCGACCGACGACCCGGCCGCTGCGGCGGACACGGGCGCACCCACCGCCGCGACGAGTCGGCCGGCCCGCTCCCCGCTCGATCCGACGTCGTCGGGCCCGGGCGGCACCAACACGATCAGGCCGGCCACCGACGTCGACCTGGCCGCCGTCCTGGCCGAGGCCTCCAGCGAGGCCCTGTCCCAGGAGCGGGCCTCGGTCCACCGGATGTACGCCGTGTGGGACTCGGCCGGTGAGCGCCGCAACGTCACCCTCCTCGACGCCGACCGGCAGGTGGCCGGATTCCTCTCCAACGTCTGGGACCAGATCCGCGTTCGGGGCCTGTCCCCCACCCGTGACCTGTCCCTGCGCCCTGCCGCCGAGCACGCCGCCCTCATGACGATGGAGGCCCGCCGCGCCCGCGTGCGCACCCCCGGCCTGCTGGGGATGGCAGAGGCCGCCGAGTCCGTGCTGCTGGTGACCGACCACGTCGTCGGCGCCCGCTCCATCAGCGACCTGGGGGCCGAGATCGACGACGACGTCCTGGACCAGCTGTGGAGCCAGCTCCAGCGCGCTCACGCCGCGGGGCTGGCGCACGGGAGCATCGACGCCTCGAGCGTCGTCGTCGACGAGTCCGGGCGGCTGTGGCTCCTGGACTGGGCCTCGGGCGAGACGATCTCCTCCGAGCTGGCCCGCCGCGTGGACCTGGCCCAGGCCCTGGCGCTGACCGCCCTGACCGTGGGGGCCGAGCGGGCCATCGACGCCGCCTCCCGGTCGCTGACCACCGCGCAGCTGGCCTCGATCGCCCCCATGCTGCAGCGGGTGGTCCTGCCGCGCCAGACCCGCGAGGCCATGGGGCGGCGCGGGGCCAGCCGGCAGGTGCTCCAGGACCTGCGCGACGCCCTCGTGGCGCTCACCCCCACGGCCGACGCCGAGCCCGCCCGCCTCAACCGCTTCTCCACGCGCACCGTCCTCATGGTCGTGGTGGGGCTGGTGGCGGTGTGGACGCTCATGGCGCAGCTGGACTTCCAGCAGGTCAGTGCCGCCGTCTCCCAGGCCAATGCCTGGTGGATGCTGGCGGCGCTGGCCTTCTCCGTGGCGACCTACGTGGGCGCCGGACTCACGCTAGTGGCCTTCAGTCCCGAGCGGCTCTCGCTGTGGCGCTCCACCGAGGTGCACCTGGCCAGCGCCGTCGTGTCGCTGGTGGCGCCGGCCGGCGTGGGCGGGGCGGCCATCAACCTGCGCTTCCTCAACCGCAAGGGGGTGCCCACCGCGGTCGGCGTGGCCACAGTGGCCCTGGTCCAGGTGGTCCAGTTCGTCGTCACCGTGGTGCTGCTCGTGGTGCTGGCGGCCATGACCGGCCAGTCGACCGGACTGACCCTGCCGTCCGGCTGGGTGCTGGTCGCCGCTGGCGCCATCGTCGTGGTGGCGGCGGTGGTCCTGACCATCCCCAAGGCGCGCACCTGGGCCTGGGCCAAGATCGAGCCCACCTACCGCCAGGTGTGGCCGCGGCTCGTGTGGGTCATGTCCAACCCGATGCGACTGACCCTGGGCGTGGGCGGCGCGCTCACGCTGAGCCTGTCCTACATCCTGTCCTTCAGCGCGAGCCTGTGGGCCTTCGGCTACACGGTGCCCTTCGCGGTCCTGGCCATCACTTACCTGGCCTCCAACACAGTGGGCTCGATCGTGCCCTCCCCCGGCGGTATCGGCCCGGTCGAGCTCGCCCTGACCGCCGGGCTCGTCGCCGCCGGCGTCCCCTACGGCGTGGCGCTGTCCACGGCGATCGTCTACCGCCTGGTGACCTTCTGGATCCCGATCCCGGTGGGCTGGCTCAGCCTCCAGCGCCTCCAGAAGGTCGGGGATCTCTAA